The Sphingorhabdus lutea genome segment CGGACCAATGCGCATTGGAGGAATTTTCCAATGAAAGCCTGAAACAGGCATTTTCGTTGGATAAAAGCAACCGAATGACGGTGCAGGTCAAAATAAATGAACAAGGCCCTTTTCCCTTCATTGTTGATACAGGTTCAGAACGCACCGTTATTGCCAAGGAATTGGGCAAGGCATTGTCATTGGAAGATGGGCCACAATTAACTTTGGCTACGGTGACGGGCCGTGAAGATGTGGCCAGTTTTATGTTGGATGATATTAGCACGGATAGCATTTCAGTGTCGGGGATAGAGGCGCCCGCGCTATTGGCGCGAAATTTGGGCGCGTCCGGCCTATTAGGGATTGATAGTTTAGAAGATCATAGCATTTTGATGGATTTTAAAACCAATGAGATGTTTGTGCGGCCATCCTTGGTAAAATCGCGCAATAAATCATCCATTGATGGGGCGATTGTGGTGACCGCGCGGCGCAAGGCGGGACGGTTAATTTTAAGCGATGCCAAAATTGGCGATTTGCGGGTTAATTTAATCATTGATACTGGCGCACAAATGAGCATTGGGAACAGCGCTTTGTTTAAACGCCTGTCGCGCGGGCATCGTAAAATGGAATATTTACCGGTGGCTGTGAACAGCGTGACCGGCGATCAATTGATCGGCAATATTGGCAAATTAAAATCAATCAATATTGGACGGTTGGAGATTCAGGATTTGCCTATATTTTTTGCCGAAAGCTATATTTTTCAAGCATTGGGTTTGGAAAATAAACCCACCATATTATTGGGCATGGATGCGCTTCGTATTTTTGATCAGGTGGAGGTGGATTTCCCCAATCGCAGCATCGCATTTGGCATAAAAAAGGGCGCGTTATTTGATATGAACCGCCAAATGGCCTATTTGGACACGAAACCACAATATAAATAGAACGAATATAAATAGACCCATAAAAGCGATAATAAAGGCCGCAATGTTAAGGCGGTGAAATATGGCGCACGCATAATATTGAGTATTTTGCCACAACAGACTAAACAGCGACTATGTCACATATTGATTCATCTATGCCGGCCTATATTGTGGCCGCTTTATATCATTTCGCTCCCTTGCCCGATTTCGCGCAGCGCCAACCAGCTTTGTTGAAATTATGTAAAGAAAATGGCATTTGCGGTACATTATTATTGGCCGATGAAGGGGTGAATGGCACGATTGCGGGGACAAGGCAGGGATTGGATATTATTTTGGCCGAACTGCGCAGTTGGGCCGGATTTGAAAATTTAACCGCGAAATTTTCAACCGCCGATGAAAAGCCATTTTTTCGGATGAAGGTCAGGTTGAAAAAAGAAATTGTCACCATGGGTGTGCCGGGAATTGATGGGGCGCATGATAAGGGCCAATATGTAACACCCGAAAATTGGGATGCGTTAATTTCGGCGCAGGACACCATTTTAATAGACACGCGCAATGATTATGAGGTTGCCATTGGCACTTTTAAGGGCGCAATAAACCCCAAAACCGAAACCTTTCGCGAATTTCCCAAATGGTTTGATGAATTGGCAAAGGATATTGATGAAGGCGGACCAAAGCCCAAAATTGCCATGTTTTGCACCGGCGGGATAAGGTGTGAAAAGGCCACCGCCTATGTTAAGGCACAGGGATATGATGAAGTATATCATCTACAGGGCGGGATATTAAAATATTTAGAAGAAGTGCCCCAAGAAAAAAGCAGTTATGAAGGGGATTGCTTTGTTTTTGATGCACGGGTCGCGGTCGGCCATGGTTTGGCCCAATCCGATTATGTGCAATGCCATGCCTGTCGTATGCCCCTGTCTCCGACAGAGGTGCAGTCGGATAAATATGTTGAGGGGATAAGCTGCCCCCATTGTTTTGATAAACGCGATGAAATGCGCCGCGCAAGATATGAGGAACGCCAACATCAAATGCAATTGGCCAAAATGCGCGGCATGACCCATTTGGGCGATGCCGAAGGATGAAATGACGGATTTATCGACCCCAATTTTATATAGTTTTCGCCGCTGCCCCTATGCCATGCGCGCGCGAATGGGTATTTGGGCATCGGGGATGCAGGTAGAGCTGCGGGAAGTCGCGCTGCGCAACAAACCCGATGAAATGATCGCTATTTCACCAAAGGCAACCGTGCCAGTGCTTTGT includes the following:
- a CDS encoding retroviral-like aspartic protease family protein, whose translation is MTDNIVKRDVIVQNNAPDRPTSPINCLEHLFDRKVADQCALEEFSNESLKQAFSLDKSNRMTVQVKINEQGPFPFIVDTGSERTVIAKELGKALSLEDGPQLTLATVTGREDVASFMLDDISTDSISVSGIEAPALLARNLGASGLLGIDSLEDHSILMDFKTNEMFVRPSLVKSRNKSSIDGAIVVTARRKAGRLILSDAKIGDLRVNLIIDTGAQMSIGNSALFKRLSRGHRKMEYLPVAVNSVTGDQLIGNIGKLKSINIGRLEIQDLPIFFAESYIFQALGLENKPTILLGMDALRIFDQVEVDFPNRSIAFGIKKGALFDMNRQMAYLDTKPQYK
- a CDS encoding rhodanese-related sulfurtransferase; this translates as MSHIDSSMPAYIVAALYHFAPLPDFAQRQPALLKLCKENGICGTLLLADEGVNGTIAGTRQGLDIILAELRSWAGFENLTAKFSTADEKPFFRMKVRLKKEIVTMGVPGIDGAHDKGQYVTPENWDALISAQDTILIDTRNDYEVAIGTFKGAINPKTETFREFPKWFDELAKDIDEGGPKPKIAMFCTGGIRCEKATAYVKAQGYDEVYHLQGGILKYLEEVPQEKSSYEGDCFVFDARVAVGHGLAQSDYVQCHACRMPLSPTEVQSDKYVEGISCPHCFDKRDEMRRARYEERQHQMQLAKMRGMTHLGDAEG